A genomic stretch from Theobroma cacao cultivar B97-61/B2 chromosome 4, Criollo_cocoa_genome_V2, whole genome shotgun sequence includes:
- the LOC18600758 gene encoding GDSL esterase/lipase At3g27950 → MMEESWKLFYTFGILVFGLAAQWAAVKSDGGSLSCGFPAIYNFGDSNSDTGGISAAFTEIPPPNGETFFGHPAGRACDGRLIIDFIAENLQLPYLSAYLDSVGTNFRHGANFATGGSSIRPPGYSPFNLGVQISQFIQFKARTTALYNQLSLSRRIPVTISNLPRPAEFSQALYTFDIGQNDLAHGFQVTTENQVRASIPNIIGQLSQAIHLLYKEGARFFWVHNTGPLGCLPYNVLHDKSKPGILDKNGCVKPLNEVAMEFNRQLKDKISRLRTQLPFAKFTYVDVYSAKYGLISSAKTLGYVDPVNFCCGSFYGNHINCGKKAIVNGTVYGDPCNHPSRHISWDGIHYSQAANMWVADRILNGSLSDPPVPIQDACHHQRNM, encoded by the exons ATGATGGAGGAGTCCTGGAAACTGTTTTACACTTTTGGGATCTTGGTTTTTGGATTGGCAGCACAATGGGCGGCAGTGAAAAGTGATGGTGGTTCACTGTCATGTGGGTTTCCAGCAATATACAACTTTGGGGACTCAAATTCAGATACTGGGGGAATATCTGCAGCATTTACAGAAATCCCTCCACCGAATGGAGAAACCTTCTTTGGACATCCTGCAGGCAGAGCCTGTGATGGTCGCCTCATCATAGATTTTATAG CTGAGAATCTGCAGTTACCATACCTTAGTGCATACCTGGACTCAGTTGGGACAAATTTCAGGCATGGTGCTAATTTTGCAACTGGAGGTTCATCCATTAGACCACCTGGTTATAGTCCATTCAATCTCGGGGTTCAGATTTCACAGTTCATTCAATTTAAAGCTCGCACCACTGCTCTCTACAATCAACTTAGCCTCAGTA GAAGAATTCCCGTAACGATTAGCAATCTACCAAGGCCTGCAGAATTCTCACAGGCTCTGTACACATTTGATATTGGACAAAATGATCTTGCCCATGGTTTCCAAGTCACAACAGAAAACCAAGTTAGAGCATCTATTCCCAATATCATAGGCCAGTTGTCCCAAGCTATTCAT CTACTATACAAGGAAGGGGCAAGGTTCTTTTGGGTACATAATACAGGTCCCCTTGGTTGCTTGCCTTATAATGTTCTACATGACAAGTCAAAGCCGGGTATTCTAGATAAGAATGGATGTGTGAAGCCTCTAAATGAGGTGGCTATGGAGTTTAACAGGCAGCTTAAGGACAAGATATCCCGGTTAAGGACACAACTCCCCTTTGCCAAATTCACATATGTTGATGTCTATTCAGCCAAATATGGACTCATTAGCAGCGCGAAGACTCTAG GTTATGTTGATCCAGTTAATTTTTGCTGTGGAAGTTTTTATGGAAACCACATTAATTGTGGAAAAAAAGCCATAGTGAATGGAACAGTGTATGGCGACCCTTGCAATCATCCATCAAGGCACATTAGCTGGGATGGTATACATTACTCCCAGGCAGCTAACATGTGGGTGGCAGACCGCATTCTGAATGGCTCCCTCTCTGACCCACCAGTCCCAATTCAAGATGCTTGTCATCATCAAAGAAACATGTGA
- the LOC18600757 gene encoding uncharacterized protein LOC18600757, whose product MPGLAMDAINGESGVDEPNNGFCTPYKDSFNQERSPRSALSPQSQQSDSIDLAIDGVVETSIEQLYHNVYEMQSSDQSPSMTSYGSYGEESRIDSELRHLVGDFGVVEMTKEVVAEKKEEGSVGDLTPKKENVSSDKKPVKKKIKNQTPGVKHRSRLQLDSEASAKSSPQSKSSRDKTPVEKRYEKNARKLNAASPLRKQRNFALLGAKFQNGTGDNLEAGLENPDLGPFLLKQTRDMMSSGENPQKALEMALRATKSFEICANGKPSLELVMSLHVLAALYYNLGQYNEAIPVLERSIEIPVIEDGQTHALAKFAGCMQLGDTYAMLGQIENSILCYTAGLEIQRQVLGETDPRVGETCRYVAEAHVQALQFDEAEKLCQMALDIHRENGAPPSIEEAADRRLMGLICDSKGDYESALEHYVLASMALAANGHEVDVASIDCSIGDAYLSMARFDEAVFAYQKALTVFKSAKGENHPTVASVFVRLADLYNKIGKLRDSRTYCENALRIYGKPNPGIPSEEIASGLIDIAAMYQSMNELDQALKLLKKALSIFGEAPGQQSTIAGIEAQMGVMYYMMGSYADSYNTFKSAISKFRASGEKKSALFGITLNQMGLACVQLYAINEAADLFEEARSILEKEYGPYHPDTLGVYSNLAGTYDAMGRLDDAIELLDYVVDMREEKLGTANPDVIDEKRRLGELLKEAGRVRSRKSRSLVTLLDTSNQIMKDDGIKVS is encoded by the exons ATGCCTGGATTAGCTATGGATGCAATAAATGGAGAAAGCGGAGTCGATGAACCTAATAATGGGTTTTGCACTCCCTACAAGGATAGCTTTAATCAGGAAAGGTCTCCGAGAAGTGCATTGAGTCCACAGAGTCAGCAGAGTGATTCCATTGATTTAGCCATTGATGGGGTGGTGGAAACCTCCATCGAGCAGCTTTATCACAATGTCTACGAGATGCAAAGCTCTGACCAATCACCATCGATGACTAGCTATGGATCATATGGTGAGGAATCAAGGATTGATTCAGAATTGCGCCATCTTGTTGGGGACTTCGGTGTTGTTGAAATGACAAAGGAGGTGGTGgcagagaagaaagaagaaggcaGTGTTGGTGACTTGACCcctaaaaaggaaaatgtatCTAGTGACAAAAAGCCTGTGAAGAAGAAGATCAAGAATCAAACTCCAGGTGTTAAGCATCGTTCTCGCTTGCAATTGGATTCTGAAGCATCAGCAAAGTCAAGTCCACAGAGCAAATCTTCCCGGGATAAAACTCCAGTTGAAAAGCGGTATGAGAAGAATGCAAGAAAACTAAATGCGGCTTCCCCTCTGAGGAAACAGAGGAATTTTGCTTTACTTGGTGCAAAGTTTCAGAATGGAACTGGGGATAACCTAGAGGCAGGGTTGGAGAATCCAGACCTTGGACCATTTCTACTGAAACAGACAAGGGATATGATGTCTTCTGGTGAAAATCCTCAGAAAGCCCTTGAAATGGCTCTTCGAGCCACGAAATCATTTGAGATTTGTGCAAATGGCAAACCAAGTTTAGAGCTCGTCATGTCTCTGCATGTTCTGGCAGCATTGTACTACAACTTAGGACAGTACAACGAGGCAATTCCTGTTCTTGAGCGCTCAATTGAAATTCCAGTGATTGAGGATGGCCAAACTCATGCACTTGCTAAATTTGCTGGATGCATGCAATTGGGTGATACCTATGCAATGTTGGGTCAAATTGAGAATTCGATATTGTGTTATACAGCAGGTTTGGAGATTCAGAGACAAGTTTTGGGAGAAACTGATCCTCGAGTTGGTGAGACATGTCGATATGTGGCAGAAGCACATGTTCAAGCACTGCAATTTGATGAGGCTGAGAAGCTTTGTCAAATGGCCCTTGACATCCACAGGGAGAATGGTGCTCCTCCTTCTATCGAAGAAGCTGCTGACAGGAGACTTATGGGACTCATCTGTGATTCCAAAGGAGATTATGAGTCAGCTCTTGAGCATTACGTTTTAGCTAGCATGGCCTTGGCAGCCAATGGTCATGAAGTGGATGTCGCTTCAATTGATTGTAGCATTGGGGATGCATATTTATCGATGGCTCGGTTCGATGAGGCGGTTTTTGCCTACCAGAAAGCGCTCACAGTATTTAAATCAGCAAAAGGAGAGAATCATCCAACAGTTGCTTCAGTTTTCGTTCGTTTGGCTGATTTGTACAATAAGATAGGAAAACTTAGGGATTCCAGAACTTATTGTGAAAATGCACTCAGGATTTATGGAAAGCCGAATCCTGGGATCCCCTCCGAAGAGATTGCCAGTGGTCTCATTGACATTGCTGCCATGTATCAATCTATGAATGAATTGGATCAGGCACTCAAACTACTTAAGAAGGCTTTAAGCATTTTCGGCGAAGCCCCAGGTCAACAAAGCACAATTGCAGGCATTGAGGCACAGATGGGAGTCATGTATTACATGATGGGGAGCTATGCTGACTCCTACAACACCTTCAAAAGTGCCATTTCAAAGTTTCGAGCTAGTGGAGAGAAAAAGTCTGCCCTGTTTGGGATTACTCTGAACCAAATGGGTCTTGCCTGCGTGCAGCTGTATGCAATAAATGAGGCAGCTGATCTGTTTGAAGAAGCAAGGAGCATATTGGAGAAAGAATATGGTCCTTATCACCCTGATACATTGGGGGTATACAGCAATCTGGCTGGAACCTATGATGCAATGGGAAG ATTGGATGATGCCATCGAGCTTTTAGATTATGTTGTTGACATGAGAGAGGAGAAGCTTGGAACAGCAAATCCTGATGTCATTGATGAGAAACGAAGGTTGGGTGAGTTATTGAAGGAAGCAGGCAGGGTCCGGAGCAGAAAATCAAGATCACTGGTAACCCTCCTCGACACCAGCAATCAGATAATGAAGGATGATGGAATTAAGGTATCATAA